From a single Nostoc sp. MS1 genomic region:
- the devC gene encoding ABC transporter permease DevC yields the protein MNRKRIPLSWLQLTREKTRLAVALAGIAFADILMFMQLGFRDALYYSNVRLHTSLQGDIVLINKQSNAVLAMKGFSQRRLYKALELPSVQSVHPIYLDYSVWKNPYTGKTRSILVFGINPETNIFNLQGVQENLDKLKLPDTVLFDRSSRQEYGPIADNFDKGQSIYAEVRRRRVNVVGLFTLGASFGADGNLITSDVNFLRLFPIRRQGLIDIGLIRLKPGANAEAVTQELRSYLPQDINVLTKQEFIDFERNYWASSTAIGFIFSLGTVMGFIVGTVIVYQILYTEVADHLSEYATLKAIGYTQKYLLTVILQEAFLLACLGYIPGWLFAMFLYQIARDATLLPVFMSYDRAITVLVLTIIMCFVSGAIAVRKLRSADPADIF from the coding sequence ATGAACCGTAAAAGAATACCTCTATCTTGGCTACAATTAACCCGCGAAAAAACGCGCCTAGCCGTCGCCCTCGCTGGAATTGCCTTTGCTGACATCCTCATGTTTATGCAGCTAGGTTTCCGCGATGCTCTGTACTATAGTAATGTGCGCTTACACACAAGTTTGCAAGGCGATATTGTTTTAATTAATAAACAATCAAACGCCGTCCTTGCTATGAAAGGCTTTTCGCAACGGCGTTTGTATAAAGCTTTAGAACTACCATCTGTCCAATCTGTCCATCCTATATATTTGGATTACTCTGTTTGGAAAAATCCATATACTGGGAAGACTCGGAGTATTTTAGTTTTTGGTATCAATCCAGAAACTAATATATTTAATTTGCAAGGAGTTCAAGAAAATTTAGATAAGCTCAAACTTCCTGACACTGTTTTATTTGACCGTTCTTCCAGACAAGAATACGGACCTATTGCTGATAATTTCGACAAAGGACAGAGTATTTATGCAGAAGTAAGACGTAGGCGAGTTAATGTTGTTGGGCTATTTACCTTGGGTGCATCTTTTGGAGCAGACGGTAATTTAATTACTAGTGATGTGAACTTCTTACGCCTATTTCCTATCAGGCGGCAAGGGTTAATTGATATTGGCTTGATTAGATTAAAGCCAGGAGCAAATGCCGAAGCTGTTACTCAAGAATTACGCAGTTATTTACCTCAAGATATAAATGTCTTAACCAAACAGGAATTTATCGATTTTGAGCGTAATTATTGGGCGAGTAGTACAGCTATCGGCTTTATTTTTAGCTTAGGAACAGTTATGGGTTTTATTGTTGGGACTGTAATTGTTTATCAAATTCTCTATACAGAAGTTGCTGATCATTTATCTGAATATGCTACTTTAAAAGCCATAGGATATACACAAAAATATCTATTAACTGTAATTTTACAAGAAGCATTTTTATTAGCTTGCTTAGGTTATATACCTGGATGGCTATTTGCCATGTTCCTCTATCAAATTGCTAGAGATGCTACATTATTACCAGTTTTTATGAGTTATGATCGCGCTATTACGGTTCTAGTTCTCACTATAATTATGTGTTTTGTTTCTGGTGCGATCGCTGTCCGTAAATTACGCTCCGCCGACCCAGCAGATATTTTCTAA
- a CDS encoding HlyD family efflux transporter periplasmic adaptor subunit, translating to MSRVTEERRSREQQLDLEQPKIWWGLAVALPVAVAAGLLATAKFEQIKRLGPSVPIKPVITNVSAVGSLEPQGEVIKLSAPVGGLQSASRVKQVFVKEGERVRTGQVIAILDNHDTLLAAVEEAKAKVLESRANLAQVRVGSPRDIQAQSAVIARLQAQLIGERESQQATIARIAAQLSAEKVAQQASVSRLEAELSGQQSSLRASLDRIKAQQRNAQVDAGRYDFLYSQGAISQQERDNRRLNAVTANQQVIESQAALRQALGTLRQQIAEARANQVKTLTTLQQQLIEATATRDKTIATLQRQIEEEKAKLKKLVEVSPTDVQVAQAQVSNAIASLRKAEADLKLSYIQAPSAGEILKIYTKAGEAITADGIAEMGQTDQMMIIAEVPEDSISRVRIGQTVTASSDNGAFNGEIKGTVTEIGRKIGKKDVLNTDPAADVDARVVEVKISLTPEDSQKVSGLTYAKVLVEINN from the coding sequence ATGTCAAGGGTGACAGAAGAACGTAGGTCAAGAGAGCAGCAACTTGATCTAGAACAACCTAAGATTTGGTGGGGTCTTGCTGTAGCCCTACCAGTGGCCGTGGCTGCGGGGTTACTAGCTACAGCTAAATTTGAGCAAATCAAAAGGCTAGGCCCATCCGTACCTATAAAGCCGGTAATTACTAATGTTAGTGCTGTAGGAAGTTTAGAACCGCAAGGGGAAGTAATTAAACTTTCGGCTCCGGTGGGGGGATTACAATCAGCATCACGAGTTAAGCAAGTCTTTGTGAAAGAGGGAGAACGTGTGAGGACGGGTCAAGTGATAGCAATTTTAGATAATCACGATACCCTGTTAGCGGCGGTGGAAGAAGCGAAAGCCAAGGTACTCGAATCCCGTGCTAATTTAGCTCAGGTGAGGGTCGGTTCTCCCAGAGATATTCAAGCTCAATCAGCCGTGATTGCTCGTTTACAGGCGCAATTAATTGGTGAGAGGGAGTCTCAACAAGCAACCATTGCTCGGATAGCTGCACAGTTAAGTGCAGAGAAAGTGGCTCAACAAGCTTCAGTTAGTCGTTTGGAAGCAGAATTGAGTGGACAGCAATCTAGTTTAAGAGCTTCCTTAGACCGCATCAAAGCCCAACAACGTAATGCCCAAGTTGACGCTGGACGGTATGATTTCTTGTACAGCCAAGGGGCAATTTCTCAGCAAGAACGAGATAATAGACGGTTGAATGCAGTTACGGCAAATCAGCAGGTAATTGAAAGCCAAGCCGCCTTGAGACAAGCACTAGGAACTCTGAGACAGCAAATTGCTGAGGCTAGAGCTAATCAGGTAAAAACCTTAACCACTTTGCAACAGCAGCTAATTGAAGCTACGGCTACCCGCGACAAAACCATCGCCACCTTACAAAGACAAATTGAGGAAGAAAAAGCCAAACTCAAAAAATTGGTGGAAGTTAGCCCGACAGATGTGCAGGTGGCTCAAGCTCAAGTGAGTAATGCGATCGCTAGTCTTAGAAAAGCCGAAGCCGATTTAAAATTAAGCTACATTCAAGCACCATCGGCTGGAGAAATCCTCAAAATCTACACCAAAGCTGGTGAAGCCATTACCGCCGATGGTATTGCGGAAATGGGACAAACCGACCAAATGATGATTATTGCCGAAGTTCCTGAAGATAGTATTAGTCGAGTTCGCATAGGTCAAACTGTCACAGCCAGCAGCGATAACGGAGCCTTTAACGGTGAAATCAAAGGAACCGTCACCGAAATCGGCAGGAAAATCGGTAAGAAGGATGTCTTAAATACAGACCCAGCAGCTGATGTTGATGCCAGAGTTGTAGAGGTCAAAATTAGTTTAACCCCAGAAGATAGTCAGAAAGTTTCTGGTTTAACTTACGCCAAGGTATTAGTTGAAATTAATAACTAA
- a CDS encoding GFA family protein has protein sequence MSFLYSGGCQCGQIRYEIRAEPLTLYVCHCKECQKQSSSAFGMSLTVAKNAFVITQGQPKVWTRKADSGREVKNWFCGDCGTRLFHERAYSPETINIKPGTLDDTTWLHPVGNLWTRNAQPWVEISEQMLNYDGQPDDVHLLWQKWTQQRS, from the coding sequence ATGAGTTTTCTATACAGTGGCGGTTGTCAATGCGGACAAATTCGCTATGAAATTCGTGCTGAACCGCTAACTCTTTATGTGTGCCATTGTAAAGAATGTCAAAAACAATCCTCCAGTGCTTTTGGTATGTCTTTAACTGTAGCCAAAAATGCTTTTGTTATTACTCAAGGACAACCAAAAGTCTGGACTCGCAAAGCTGATAGTGGACGTGAAGTTAAAAACTGGTTTTGCGGTGACTGCGGGACACGATTATTTCATGAGCGGGCTTACAGTCCAGAGACTATTAATATTAAGCCAGGAACGCTAGATGATACAACTTGGTTACATCCAGTTGGTAATCTTTGGACACGTAATGCTCAACCTTGGGTAGAGATTTCTGAGCAAATGCTTAACTATGATGGGCAACCAGATGATGTGCATCTATTATGGCAAAAATGGACACAACAGCGTTCATAA
- the mtnA gene encoding S-methyl-5-thioribose-1-phosphate isomerase, translating to MIYPVVWQNNSVLLIDQTLLPNEYKVVEIHCSEDMARAIKTMIVRGAPAIGVAAAYGMYLGAREIETRERHEFLQQLDKVAQLLRATRPTAVNLFWAISRMLKTAHESLGTVAEIKENLLQTAQAIQAEDLQTCQAIGDNGLAVLPKTPHKLTLLTHCNAGALATAGYGTALGVVRSAWREGRLERLFADETRPRLQGAKLTTWECVQEGIPVTLITDNMAAHCMQQGLIDAVVVGADRIAANGDTANKIGTYSLAIVAKAHNVPFFVAAPLSTIDFELSDGSQIPIEERDSVEIYQVGDTILTPQGVEFYNPAFDATPANLITAIITETGAFAPGNLANAKIQPVAR from the coding sequence ATGATTTATCCAGTAGTTTGGCAAAATAACTCAGTTCTCCTAATCGACCAAACCCTTTTACCCAATGAGTATAAGGTTGTAGAAATTCACTGTAGCGAAGATATGGCACGGGCGATTAAAACCATGATTGTTCGGGGTGCGCCGGCTATTGGTGTGGCTGCGGCTTATGGGATGTATTTAGGCGCGAGGGAAATTGAGACAAGAGAACGCCATGAATTTTTGCAACAATTAGACAAAGTGGCTCAGTTATTACGAGCAACTCGTCCTACAGCCGTCAATTTATTTTGGGCAATTAGTCGGATGTTGAAAACTGCCCATGAAAGTTTAGGAACAGTTGCCGAAATCAAGGAAAATCTTTTACAAACAGCCCAAGCTATCCAGGCGGAAGATTTGCAAACTTGTCAGGCGATCGGGGATAATGGCTTGGCTGTATTACCTAAAACACCACATAAACTCACACTACTTACTCATTGCAATGCCGGCGCTTTAGCTACAGCCGGGTACGGTACAGCCTTGGGGGTTGTGCGTTCAGCTTGGCGCGAGGGACGTTTAGAACGTTTGTTTGCTGATGAAACCCGTCCTCGGTTGCAAGGGGCAAAACTCACCACCTGGGAATGTGTGCAGGAAGGTATTCCTGTTACCTTAATTACTGATAATATGGCAGCCCATTGTATGCAGCAGGGCTTAATTGATGCTGTTGTTGTCGGTGCTGATAGAATTGCTGCTAATGGTGATACTGCAAACAAAATTGGTACTTACAGTTTAGCAATAGTTGCTAAAGCTCATAATGTTCCTTTCTTTGTGGCTGCGCCTCTTTCTACTATCGATTTTGAATTATCTGATGGTAGTCAAATTCCTATTGAGGAACGCGATTCTGTGGAAATTTATCAAGTTGGGGATACTATTTTGACACCGCAAGGTGTGGAATTTTATAACCCAGCTTTTGATGCCACTCCAGCTAATTTAATTACAGCAATTATTACAGAGACTGGTGCATTTGCTCCTGGTAATTTAGCCAATGCAAAAATACAACCAGTAGCGAGATAA
- a CDS encoding MBL fold metallo-hydrolase, translated as MTNIELSGSQGYLNDESTSNLSSLASKFIIQFWGVRGLIPTPSGSTSRYGGNTACVEVQVAGKRLIFDGGTGLRLLGKAWQHLQQPLEAHLFFTNSQSNRIQGFPFFAPAFIAENRFHIYGGAASNGASIKQCLCDQMLQPHFPYPLQAMQSELQFYHVMPNSEIKLDDVTITTALINQTQRSIGYRVTWQNYSVAYVTDINVSAEQEEKEQILQIIQDVDLLIANATYTPPTSHDHESADLLWQAAVEMSQKAGVKKLIISHHHPDDHDDFLDQVAKEVQANFSNALLACEGLVLPVV; from the coding sequence ATGACAAATATTGAGCTGTCAGGTTCCCAAGGCTACCTAAATGATGAGTCTACTAGTAACCTAAGTAGCCTCGCTAGTAAATTTATTATCCAGTTCTGGGGTGTTAGGGGATTAATCCCCACCCCAAGCGGTAGTACTAGCCGTTATGGTGGTAATACTGCTTGTGTTGAAGTGCAAGTGGCTGGTAAACGGCTAATTTTCGATGGTGGTACGGGTTTACGGCTATTGGGTAAGGCTTGGCAGCATTTACAACAACCGCTAGAAGCCCATTTATTTTTTACCAATTCTCAATCTAATCGCATCCAAGGGTTTCCCTTTTTTGCGCCAGCTTTTATTGCGGAGAATCGCTTTCATATTTACGGTGGTGCTGCCTCTAATGGAGCCTCAATTAAACAATGTCTGTGCGACCAGATGCTGCAACCCCACTTTCCTTATCCTTTACAGGCTATGCAGTCGGAATTGCAATTTTACCACGTAATGCCTAACAGTGAAATCAAACTAGATGATGTCACTATTACCACAGCATTGATTAATCAAACTCAGCGTTCCATCGGCTATCGCGTTACATGGCAAAACTATAGTGTTGCCTACGTAACAGATATAAACGTGAGTGCTGAACAAGAAGAAAAAGAGCAAATTTTGCAAATTATTCAAGATGTTGATTTGCTAATTGCTAACGCCACTTATACACCCCCAACATCTCATGATCACGAGTCAGCTGATTTACTTTGGCAAGCGGCTGTAGAAATGTCTCAGAAAGCAGGGGTAAAAAAGTTAATTATTTCCCATCACCACCCAGATGATCATGATGATTTCCTCGACCAAGTAGCAAAAGAGGTTCAGGCTAATTTTTCTAACGCCTTACTGGCTTGCGAAGGTTTGGTGCTACCTGTTGTATAA
- the panD gene encoding aspartate 1-decarboxylase, translating to MQRTLLLAKIHNCTLTGANINYVGSISIDEVLLEKAGILPYEQVQVVNNANGQRFITYAIAAPAHSGIIELNGAAARLGIIGDRVIIMTYGQFTSEELKNYTPTVVIVDEKNRPLEVRRYDDLLSRV from the coding sequence ATGCAACGTACCCTCCTTTTGGCAAAAATTCATAATTGTACTCTCACAGGGGCAAACATCAATTATGTGGGTAGTATCAGCATTGATGAGGTCTTGTTAGAGAAGGCTGGCATTCTGCCCTATGAGCAAGTGCAAGTAGTGAATAATGCCAATGGACAGCGTTTTATTACTTATGCGATCGCGGCTCCAGCGCATTCTGGAATTATTGAGCTAAATGGGGCTGCCGCCCGTCTAGGCATTATAGGCGATCGCGTGATTATAATGACTTACGGGCAGTTTACATCGGAGGAGTTAAAAAATTACACTCCAACGGTAGTCATTGTAGATGAAAAAAACCGACCCTTAGAGGTGCGGCGCTATGATGACCTGCTCAGTAGGGTCTAA
- a CDS encoding inorganic diphosphatase produces the protein MDLSRIPAQPKPGIINILIEIAGGSQNKYEFDKDLEAFALDRVLYSSVKYPYDYGFVPNTLADDGDPLDGMVIIDEPTFPGCVIAARPIGFLEMVDGGDRDEKILAVPAKDPRYAHVKSLNDIAPHRLDEIAEFFRSYKNLEKKVTEILGWQDVDKVKALVDKSIQAYR, from the coding sequence GTGGACTTATCCCGTATTCCAGCACAACCCAAACCCGGTATCATCAACATTCTTATTGAAATTGCCGGTGGTAGCCAAAATAAATACGAATTTGATAAAGACCTAGAAGCCTTTGCCCTAGACCGAGTACTATATTCTTCAGTCAAGTATCCTTACGATTACGGCTTTGTCCCGAATACTCTAGCTGATGATGGCGATCCCTTAGATGGTATGGTGATTATTGATGAGCCTACCTTCCCTGGTTGTGTCATTGCTGCCAGACCAATTGGCTTTTTGGAAATGGTTGACGGTGGCGATCGCGATGAGAAAATTCTCGCAGTACCCGCTAAAGACCCCCGTTACGCTCATGTAAAATCTTTGAATGACATAGCCCCACACCGCTTAGATGAAATAGCTGAGTTTTTCCGTAGTTACAAAAATTTAGAAAAAAAAGTAACTGAAATTCTCGGTTGGCAAGATGTTGATAAAGTAAAAGCTTTAGTAGATAAGTCAATTCAAGCTTACAGATAA
- the folB gene encoding dihydroneopterin aldolase — protein sequence MDCIHLTGIRCYGYTGYLPEEQVLGQWFEVDVKLWLDLSTVAKSDAIADTLDYRSVISLIKDLVKTSKFALIERLAGAIADSIIEQCDQVTQLQVIVTKPAAPIPDFGGKISIELTRTRLQA from the coding sequence ATGGACTGCATTCACTTAACGGGGATTCGCTGCTATGGCTACACTGGTTATTTACCAGAGGAACAGGTATTAGGGCAGTGGTTTGAGGTAGATGTCAAATTATGGTTAGATTTATCTACGGTTGCTAAGAGCGATGCGATCGCCGATACACTAGATTATCGCAGCGTCATTAGCTTAATCAAAGATTTGGTGAAAACTTCTAAGTTTGCCCTTATAGAAAGATTAGCAGGTGCGATCGCTGATTCCATTATCGAGCAGTGCGATCAAGTCACACAACTGCAAGTTATAGTCACCAAACCCGCTGCCCCCATTCCTGACTTTGGCGGCAAAATCAGCATTGAACTGACTAGAACTAGGTTGCAAGCATAA
- a CDS encoding class I SAM-dependent methyltransferase, with protein sequence MLLKPDQRLKLDDTDDNLFYAYPRFVTHVDEGFIQQLTGLYREKLQPNTRILDLMSSWVSHLPEEINFAHVEGHGLNAEELERNPRLNHYFVQNLNENPGLPLPDQEFDAVLNCVSVQYIQYPEAVFSEIHRILKPGGVAIISFSNRMFYQKAIQAWRDASEPGRLELVKRYFASVPGFSTPEIIARKATIPNILQWLGAPGGDPFYAAIAHKQLTIDS encoded by the coding sequence ATGTTATTAAAACCAGACCAACGTTTAAAATTAGACGATACAGACGACAATCTATTTTATGCTTATCCCCGCTTCGTTACTCATGTTGATGAAGGTTTTATTCAACAGTTGACGGGTTTATACAGAGAAAAACTGCAACCCAATACACGCATATTAGACTTGATGAGTAGTTGGGTTTCGCATCTACCAGAAGAAATAAACTTTGCTCACGTAGAAGGACACGGACTCAACGCTGAGGAACTAGAACGTAATCCGCGCCTCAATCATTATTTTGTGCAGAACCTCAACGAAAATCCAGGTTTACCTCTCCCCGATCAAGAATTTGATGCAGTTCTTAATTGTGTGTCTGTACAGTATATACAATATCCAGAAGCAGTATTTTCTGAGATTCACCGCATCCTCAAACCCGGTGGTGTGGCGATTATCAGCTTTTCTAACCGCATGTTCTATCAAAAAGCGATTCAAGCTTGGCGCGATGCTTCCGAACCCGGACGTTTAGAGTTAGTTAAACGCTACTTTGCATCCGTACCAGGATTTAGCACACCAGAAATTATCGCCAGAAAAGCAACAATACCAAATATCTTGCAATGGTTAGGTGCGCCTGGTGGTGATCCGTTTTATGCTGCGATCGCTCATAAGCAGTTGACAATTGACAGTTGA
- a CDS encoding ArnT family glycosyltransferase, whose amino-acid sequence MSYKSQSLHSVWRQFTLSAAFPYVSLLIWTVPLLLFTSGQNSLIAHDEGLYAWRARLIIDTGDWIAGWGINHHKTPGPYWLIASFYELFGVNEFSVRFPSLIFGILCLLLVYEIGKVILNKNLAWLATAILSVEFLWLQYCRIGNPDIPMIFCVLLAIYSLIKSELNLKHRYLFGFIAGLTLGLGFLIRSFVIVLPTIALLPYLILENRRHRHLTNPWLYVGIIVGFLPTLVWSWLNWQLDKNNSFAPLVAFVLQSSSEERDGNGVIFYFWNIALKAFPWPFFGLLGLFLVCRRPLPRYNLILVGFPLILFTELTIFSTRLSHYALCLYPFIALLAAVGLDWLGNIFEQGYTKSKPLWKKSNIPLIISYTSGLLGILFLLAAIIALIWGGVYRNYAVICLVVGLSWFIVPTVWISRHKLGIKSITSSYWIAGWLIPCWLALALIGSFGLLSDYNPAYRTFVQKPAIASILKNYPVHFVKVQDKKSVLIFFYTPIHGQEVDTIAQLPPSSYAWVNKNNVPEITKPHRVIGELQQYQLVQLLQ is encoded by the coding sequence ATGTCGTATAAATCACAATCTTTACACTCCGTTTGGCGGCAGTTCACCTTATCAGCCGCTTTTCCCTACGTTAGTTTGCTGATTTGGACAGTCCCCTTGTTACTATTCACTTCTGGGCAAAATAGTTTAATCGCCCATGATGAAGGACTTTACGCTTGGCGTGCGCGTCTTATTATTGACACTGGTGATTGGATAGCCGGTTGGGGAATTAATCACCACAAGACTCCCGGCCCTTATTGGTTAATTGCTAGTTTTTATGAGCTATTTGGAGTCAATGAATTTAGTGTGAGATTTCCTAGCCTTATTTTTGGGATTCTTTGCCTATTACTTGTGTATGAAATCGGCAAAGTTATTCTGAATAAAAACTTAGCTTGGCTAGCTACAGCAATTTTGAGTGTGGAATTTCTTTGGTTGCAATATTGCCGTATTGGTAATCCCGATATACCAATGATTTTCTGCGTACTTTTAGCTATTTATTCATTGATTAAATCTGAATTAAATCTCAAACATCGGTACTTGTTTGGCTTTATTGCTGGATTAACTTTGGGTTTAGGATTCTTGATTAGGAGTTTTGTAATTGTTCTGCCAACAATAGCTTTATTACCTTATTTAATATTAGAAAATCGTCGTCATCGTCATTTAACTAACCCTTGGTTATATGTAGGCATAATTGTAGGTTTTTTGCCTACATTGGTTTGGTCATGGTTGAATTGGCAACTTGACAAAAATAATAGTTTCGCTCCTTTAGTAGCATTTGTATTGCAATCTAGTTCTGAGGAACGTGATGGAAATGGAGTAATATTTTATTTCTGGAATATTGCTTTAAAAGCATTTCCTTGGCCATTCTTTGGACTTTTAGGATTATTTTTAGTTTGTCGTCGTCCGCTACCTCGTTATAATTTGATATTAGTTGGATTTCCCCTAATTTTATTTACAGAACTCACTATTTTCTCCACCCGTCTATCTCACTATGCTCTTTGTCTTTATCCTTTTATTGCTTTACTAGCGGCTGTCGGTTTAGATTGGTTAGGTAATATTTTTGAGCAAGGATATACAAAAAGCAAACCCTTATGGAAAAAGAGTAATATTCCACTTATTATTAGTTATACCAGTGGTTTATTAGGGATTTTATTCTTATTAGCAGCCATAATTGCCTTAATCTGGGGTGGAGTCTATCGCAATTATGCAGTTATATGTTTAGTTGTTGGCTTAAGCTGGTTTATTGTGCCTACAGTTTGGATTAGCCGCCATAAATTAGGAATCAAATCCATCACTTCTAGTTATTGGATAGCAGGCTGGCTAATTCCTTGCTGGTTAGCTTTGGCGTTGATTGGCAGTTTTGGTTTATTAAGTGACTATAATCCTGCTTATCGCACCTTTGTACAAAAACCAGCGATCGCTTCTATCTTAAAAAACTACCCCGTTCATTTTGTCAAGGTGCAAGATAAAAAGTCTGTGCTAATTTTCTTCTACACTCCTATTCACGGACAAGAAGTAGATACAATTGCTCAACTACCACCCTCCAGTTATGCTTGGGTAAATAAAAATAATGTCCCCGAAATAACCAAACCACACCGCGTTATCGGAGAACTACAGCAATATCAGCTGGTGCAGTTACTTCAGTAG
- a CDS encoding MarR family winged helix-turn-helix transcriptional regulator, which yields MIAQPDHPPASESWQQYLAPYSMGYRIKILSQLLTRKFTERLEPFGLTPFHWLVLCCLWQEDGLPTSSIGDKLKQVGGTLTGVLDRMEERGLVRRERDVHDRRIWRIWLTDAGKELERVLPPISAELCDEAMQGITSAEREIFSQLLNRAIANLS from the coding sequence ATGATTGCTCAACCCGATCATCCTCCTGCTTCAGAGTCATGGCAGCAATATCTGGCTCCTTACAGCATGGGTTACAGAATCAAAATCCTTTCTCAACTTCTGACTCGGAAGTTTACTGAGAGATTGGAACCTTTTGGGTTGACTCCGTTTCACTGGTTAGTTTTATGCTGTCTGTGGCAGGAAGATGGGTTGCCTACTTCAAGTATTGGCGACAAACTCAAGCAAGTAGGCGGTACGCTGACTGGTGTACTTGACCGGATGGAAGAACGGGGTTTAGTGCGTCGGGAACGGGATGTACACGATCGCCGGATCTGGCGAATTTGGCTGACTGATGCAGGTAAAGAATTGGAACGTGTGTTACCTCCTATTTCTGCCGAGTTATGTGATGAGGCAATGCAAGGAATTACTTCTGCCGAACGTGAGATATTTTCTCAACTTTTAAATCGCGCGATCGCTAACCTCTCTTAA
- a CDS encoding HlyD family secretion protein — protein MAGNNLNGLNGRKSRTVIIEKEVVEPEKLNTATIEAPVKTPETEAPQAETPEEIKETPKKSKKPMKLILAGLGIGAIAAGGFGYHYWQYASTHQETDNATVVGNIHQVSSKIPGTIEQVLVNDNQVVQPGQLLVKLDPRDYQVKVQQAQASLENAQRQAQAAQANIALSSGTSTGKTAQAQGDVSSATAAIATAQAAVKEAQAGIPAAQAEVKLAQAGIPAAQAQVAQANANLEKAQADFNRYQSLYQEGAIPRQQLDTARAAYDVAVAQKNAALQGVEQARARLASAQVGVAKAQSQLAQAQENVTNAQAKLAASQGGLQQATASGQDTAVKRSQYEAARAAIAQAQASLNDAQLQLSYTNITAPSAGRVGKKTAEVGNRIQAGTPLMAIVDNNYWLVANFKETQLENMRTGQPVEIKLDAFPHHTFAGRVDSISPASGAQFALLPPDNATGNFTKVVQRIPVKIIFDQKSIQGYAPRITPGMSAEVTVDVK, from the coding sequence ATGGCAGGCAATAACTTAAACGGATTAAACGGACGCAAATCCCGGACTGTAATTATTGAAAAAGAAGTGGTTGAGCCAGAAAAGCTCAATACAGCCACGATTGAAGCGCCAGTAAAAACACCAGAGACAGAAGCACCACAGGCAGAAACACCGGAGGAAATAAAAGAAACTCCCAAGAAATCCAAAAAGCCAATGAAGTTAATCTTGGCGGGTTTGGGTATAGGTGCGATCGCCGCAGGTGGATTTGGCTATCACTATTGGCAGTATGCTTCTACCCATCAAGAAACAGATAACGCGACTGTCGTCGGAAATATTCACCAAGTTAGCAGTAAAATACCTGGAACTATTGAGCAGGTATTGGTGAATGATAACCAAGTAGTACAACCAGGGCAATTGCTAGTCAAGCTTGATCCACGAGATTATCAAGTCAAGGTACAACAAGCGCAAGCATCATTGGAAAATGCCCAGCGCCAAGCCCAAGCCGCCCAGGCAAATATTGCTCTATCCTCTGGAACTAGCACAGGTAAAACAGCCCAAGCCCAAGGTGATGTGAGTAGTGCTACAGCTGCGATCGCCACAGCCCAAGCAGCCGTCAAAGAAGCCCAAGCTGGTATCCCAGCCGCTCAAGCAGAAGTCAAACTCGCCCAAGCTGGGATTCCTGCGGCCCAAGCGCAAGTAGCCCAAGCTAACGCTAACTTAGAAAAAGCCCAAGCTGATTTCAACCGCTACCAAAGCTTGTATCAAGAAGGAGCAATTCCCCGCCAACAGTTAGATACAGCTAGAGCCGCTTATGATGTAGCTGTAGCGCAAAAAAATGCGGCTTTACAAGGCGTAGAACAAGCCAGAGCCAGATTAGCATCGGCACAAGTTGGTGTAGCCAAAGCGCAATCGCAGTTAGCACAAGCCCAAGAAAACGTCACCAATGCCCAAGCTAAATTAGCCGCGTCTCAAGGTGGATTACAACAAGCTACCGCCAGTGGACAGGATACCGCAGTTAAACGTAGCCAATATGAAGCTGCAAGAGCTGCGATCGCCCAAGCCCAAGCTTCGCTCAACGATGCACAATTGCAGCTATCCTACACCAACATTACAGCCCCCAGTGCCGGACGGGTAGGTAAGAAAACGGCGGAAGTAGGGAACCGCATTCAAGCTGGAACCCCCTTAATGGCAATTGTGGACAACAATTATTGGCTAGTTGCCAACTTCAAAGAAACTCAACTAGAAAACATGCGGACAGGACAACCAGTAGAGATTAAGCTGGATGCCTTCCCCCATCACACCTTTGCAGGTAGAGTTGATAGTATTTCTCCTGCATCTGGCGCACAATTTGCCCTTTTACCACCTGATAACGCTACGGGTAACTTTACCAAAGTTGTCCAACGCATCCCAGTCAAGATAATTTTTGACCAAAAGAGTATCCAAGGATACGCCCCACGGATTACACCAGGGATGTCTGCTGAGGTTACTGTTGATGTTAAGTAA